One genomic region from Paroceanicella profunda encodes:
- a CDS encoding GH36-type glycosyl hydrolase domain-containing protein, producing the protein MTSGRTWTLAGRAAGRAVAGALPSLSRRDAQAGGHLWSDRSAIRAEKFGIERLEQHAISLAAAQQVAEHPARVTGLHRRLDDNAAALLAAWKSCMHEVAAGRPVVPAAEWLLDNYHQVEMQIVEIRTDLPPRYYRLLPKLASGPFRGYPRVFELVWAFVAHTDSHVDPEVLRRFLTAYQTVQPLTIGELWAVAITLRIVLLENLRRLTDQILQARSRRAQADRLADRLLNAGAAEGGAGLGHPHLLDAVLRHDDGRISEIFAAELVRRLRDFDPRTTPAVDWLEGQLRAQGASFDSVVQHAQERQGASNLSVRNVITGLRTISEMDWPDLFETVSLVEARLRGHPGFAEMDFASRNLYRSAIEDLARGTGLDEIGVAETAIARGAAARARLIDHPEPDPARRARALRLCDPGCHLLAEGRPAFETLIGYRAPGLLRFGLRPGLGGYVGAILGLTCAVLALALWALAAGGASAAQLVLWGLLALIPASAVAQPLVDRIAARAVPATPLPGLALEEGVPAELRTLVVVPALLTTAADLATLVTELEVHHLSGAGGDITFALLTDGTDAPQRDMPRDAPLLAQLTAEIAALNLRCGPGPAGPRFLHLHRRRQFNAAEGVWMGWERKRGKLHELNRLLRGATDTGYSDAEGRAPPVPAGVRYVLTLDSDTRMPRDAATRLIGKMAHPLNRPVLDTARRRVTAGHAILQPRVSPALPMIDLGSAFLRATSAPGGIDPYAAAGSDIFQDLFGEGSYTGKGIYDVDAYESVMAGRVPENTLLSHDLLEGIFARAGLASDVEVVEAFPDRQDLAARRAHRWCCGDWQLLPWLGPSGGLPALGRIKILDTLRRSLVPPAVLLMLAAGWLLPLPAALISCVLVLTVLTMPPLLHAVLSALPHRRGLHLRTHLRLMRGDFRLAALQGGMELALLPDRAWRAADAIGRTLWRLGVSHRHLLEWTTAAAAAGRTRPGLRRILRDLAPGLTLALALALGAGLLMPSALPLILPFVLAWAASPLIVRAINRQPAARETALTPAQTTELRLIARRTWSFFETFVTAADSFLPPDNFQEDPHPVIAHRTSPTNMGLYLLSTVAAHDFGWSGRGATATRLAATLERMQGLARLHGHFYNWYDTTDGRVLDPPYVSTVDSGNLAGHLIVLANACEDWAQDAATPAAAGLRDTLALVLAEPVPADPALREVLDSLRAGLAAPAPELAALLRLARKAQALAGARSPDGVDSPDALAHWIGALERGLAEHCADAALADAARGALAARFAALGRQAREMAMAMDFTFLLDPRRKLLSIGYAPVEGTLDRGCYDLLASEARLASLFAVAKQDLPLRHWFRLGRTATPLPGGQALMSWSGSMFEYLMPPLVMIEPESSHMGRSCQLVVARQQAYAAALGVPWGISESGFNARDTAFTYQYSNFGVPGLGLKRGLAGDLVIAPYATALAAMFAPAAACRNFERIAIAGGLGRHGFYEALDYTPARILPGETVAVVHSYMAHHQGMSITAISNVLSGGRMRRRFHAEPMIRASELLLQERLPRDISRVPPRIDEATPARILRLPAGQRVRRFSGGPSGPAETQLMSNGRYSVMLTATGGGYSRWGDMALTRWQPDATTDGQGSFLHLRECASGALTSFGPGFGPGFAQDGFPAAAGAGAPEVQFHEDRARYSCRAGRLSCKLDIIVSAETDAEIRCLTVLNTSRKPREIDVTSYAELALTRPEAEAAHPAFAHMFVQTAFLPEFGALIAWRRPRGPGEPGIWAAHFAVIHGTATEPPHFDTDRATALGRDRPSARRAQVTGPGPLAGRTGTVLDPVFALRHRVSIAPGASARLMFWTVAAASREELIALIDHHHDRNAVDRARTLAWTQAQVQLRHLGITDREAADFQRLAAPLLYHDARFRASGLALQQGIGPQSGLWPLALSGDRPIVLLRIDDAADLKQVRTLLQAHEYWGGKQLAVDLVILNDHPPSYVQDLQLAIEAAVRSSHSRTRTGPGPAGQSSAGGDVRVLRADLAPPEAVRLLLAVARVVLYARRGSIRDQLARILKTAPEAGQPAIAVASPVPAAADASPLPAATGAVPVPATAVASLVPAITGAVPVPPAAGAVPVPPTAVASPVPPATGAVPVPPAAGAVPVPATAVASPVPAATGAVPVPPAAGAVPVPAATGGSAPFLRQPAGADPTAPVLSASAAAGPGPAVSASPASVGAASARPAPGRTADARSAAIQSATPGLAASDTPASPAPVSGPRPPAPSLPVAPGQAPSPQPPGTLATQAPTVPVPAALPPDAPGPSPLRSTAPAPSPLPPSAPAPFPQPANAPAQAAATRAPQALPAPGLPVPGLPVPGLAASGLPASGLPASGPPASGPPASGLSVHGLSVHGLPVHGLPVHGLPVHGLPAPGLSMSGLSTPDPTMPGASPSLSGSAPALPVGAAGAGASQGGPSAAPAGASPSGEALEFFNGTGGFARDGREYVCCLHEGSATPAPWINVLANPGFGCQVSTTGSGYVWSGNSRDNQLTAWSNDAVADPPGEAFYILDEATGRIVSPTASVLRDAGSYTARHGFGYSRFEHHAGGLNCALLQFVPLEDPVRISRLVLHNPGATARTLSVIAYAEPVMGTSRAASAPMLYTGQDPETGALFARNPWAEGGAQRVMFSDLAGAQTSWTGNRTEILGPGGRVAEPRGLGTGLGLSGNTGAGRDPCLALLQPVVLAPGETVTLTHLLGECPDAQSAAALITRLRATDPDTLLAEVEAHWERLLGAVQVTTPDRAFDIMVNGWLLYQTLACRITARSGFYQASGAYGFRDQLQDGMALSLACPALTRAHLLRAAGRQFPEGDVQHWWLPATGRGVRSRISDDCVWLGHAVAEYVATSGDSAVLDEQVAFLEGPPVAPEEADAFFLPGVSAAQASVYEHCALGLDRALSLLGPQGLPLMGAGDWNDGMNRVGIGGRGESVWLGWLLLRTLDAFAPLADAREPARAGRWRAAADTLRDAVEECAWDGAWYRRATFDDGTWLGADGPGPCRIDSIAQSWAVLSGRADPARAAAAMVSFDAQLVRREAGLALLFTPPFDGGAPDPGYIAAYPPGLRENGGQYTHAAAWAVLAWAGLGEGDRAAELFALLNPISHARTPEQAARYRTEPYVMAADIYSEPPHTGRGGWTWYTGSAAWMQRAAVEGILGITREGDHVRVAPCLPRAWPECGVTLRVEGTAIAIRILRGSPCGSTLDARPMAAHAPLLVPLDGAQHTLTITLPPADRA; encoded by the coding sequence ATGACCTCGGGCAGGACGTGGACCCTGGCGGGCCGCGCAGCCGGGCGGGCGGTCGCGGGCGCCCTCCCCTCCCTCTCCCGGAGAGACGCGCAGGCCGGCGGGCACCTCTGGTCCGACCGCTCGGCGATCCGGGCCGAGAAGTTCGGCATCGAACGGCTGGAGCAGCACGCGATCAGCCTCGCCGCGGCCCAGCAGGTGGCGGAGCACCCAGCGCGCGTCACCGGGCTGCATCGCCGGCTGGACGACAACGCCGCCGCCCTGCTGGCCGCCTGGAAATCCTGCATGCACGAGGTGGCCGCGGGGCGCCCCGTGGTGCCGGCGGCCGAGTGGCTGCTGGACAATTACCACCAGGTGGAGATGCAGATCGTCGAGATCCGCACCGACCTGCCGCCGCGCTACTACCGGCTGCTGCCCAAGCTCGCCTCGGGGCCGTTTCGCGGCTACCCCCGGGTATTCGAGCTGGTCTGGGCCTTCGTCGCCCACACCGACAGCCACGTCGACCCGGAGGTGCTGCGCCGCTTCCTCACCGCCTATCAGACCGTGCAGCCGCTCACCATCGGTGAGCTGTGGGCCGTGGCCATCACCCTGCGGATCGTGCTGCTGGAGAACCTGCGCCGCCTCACGGACCAGATCCTGCAGGCCCGCAGCCGGCGCGCCCAGGCGGACCGGCTGGCGGACCGGCTGCTGAACGCGGGCGCGGCGGAGGGCGGCGCCGGCCTCGGCCACCCGCACCTGCTCGACGCGGTGCTGCGCCATGACGACGGCCGGATCTCCGAGATCTTCGCTGCCGAGCTCGTCCGGCGCCTGCGCGATTTCGACCCCCGCACCACCCCGGCGGTGGACTGGCTGGAGGGCCAGCTGCGCGCCCAGGGCGCGAGCTTCGACAGCGTCGTCCAGCATGCGCAGGAGCGGCAGGGCGCCTCGAACCTGAGCGTGCGCAACGTGATCACCGGGCTGCGCACCATCTCCGAGATGGACTGGCCGGACCTGTTCGAGACCGTGAGCCTGGTCGAGGCCCGCCTGCGCGGGCATCCCGGCTTCGCGGAGATGGATTTCGCCAGCCGCAACCTCTACCGCAGCGCCATCGAGGATCTCGCCCGCGGCACCGGGCTGGACGAGATCGGCGTGGCGGAGACCGCCATCGCCCGGGGCGCCGCGGCGCGCGCGCGCCTCATCGACCACCCGGAGCCGGACCCGGCCCGCCGTGCCCGGGCGCTGCGGCTCTGCGACCCCGGCTGCCACCTGCTGGCCGAGGGCCGCCCCGCCTTCGAGACCCTCATCGGCTACCGCGCGCCGGGGCTGCTGCGCTTCGGCCTGCGCCCGGGGCTGGGCGGCTACGTGGGGGCGATCCTCGGGCTCACCTGCGCCGTCCTCGCCCTCGCGCTCTGGGCGCTGGCCGCGGGCGGCGCCTCCGCGGCGCAGCTCGTGCTCTGGGGCCTGCTGGCGCTGATCCCGGCCAGTGCCGTGGCCCAGCCGCTGGTCGACAGGATCGCCGCCCGGGCGGTGCCCGCCACCCCCCTGCCCGGGCTGGCGCTGGAGGAGGGCGTGCCGGCGGAACTGCGCACCCTGGTCGTGGTGCCCGCGCTGCTGACCACGGCCGCCGACCTCGCCACGCTGGTCACCGAGCTGGAGGTCCACCACCTGTCCGGCGCCGGGGGCGACATCACCTTCGCCCTGCTCACCGACGGCACAGACGCGCCGCAGCGCGACATGCCCCGCGACGCGCCCCTGCTCGCCCAACTCACCGCGGAGATCGCGGCGCTGAACCTGCGCTGCGGCCCCGGCCCGGCCGGACCGCGCTTCCTGCACCTGCACCGCCGGCGGCAGTTCAACGCCGCGGAGGGGGTCTGGATGGGCTGGGAGCGCAAGCGCGGCAAGCTGCATGAGCTGAACCGGCTGCTGCGCGGCGCCACCGACACCGGCTACTCGGACGCGGAGGGCCGCGCGCCGCCCGTGCCCGCAGGGGTGCGCTACGTCCTCACCCTCGACAGCGACACGCGGATGCCGCGGGACGCGGCCACCCGGCTGATCGGCAAGATGGCACATCCCCTGAACCGCCCGGTGCTGGACACGGCCCGGCGGCGGGTGACCGCGGGCCACGCGATCCTGCAGCCCCGGGTCTCGCCCGCCCTGCCGATGATCGACCTCGGCTCGGCCTTCCTGCGCGCCACCTCCGCGCCCGGCGGCATCGACCCCTACGCGGCGGCCGGGTCGGACATCTTCCAGGACCTGTTCGGCGAGGGCTCCTACACCGGCAAGGGCATCTACGACGTGGACGCCTACGAGAGCGTGATGGCCGGCCGGGTTCCGGAGAACACGCTGCTGAGCCACGACCTGCTGGAGGGGATCTTCGCCCGCGCCGGGCTCGCCTCCGATGTCGAGGTGGTCGAGGCCTTCCCGGACCGGCAGGACCTCGCCGCCCGGCGCGCGCACCGCTGGTGCTGCGGAGACTGGCAGCTTCTGCCCTGGCTCGGGCCCTCCGGCGGGCTGCCCGCGCTCGGGCGCATCAAGATCCTCGACACCCTGCGCCGCTCGCTCGTGCCGCCCGCGGTCCTGCTGATGTTGGCGGCGGGCTGGCTGCTGCCGCTGCCCGCCGCGCTCATCTCCTGCGTGCTGGTGCTCACGGTGCTGACGATGCCGCCGCTGCTGCACGCGGTGCTGTCGGCGCTGCCGCACCGGCGCGGGCTGCACCTGCGCACCCATCTGCGGCTGATGCGCGGGGATTTCCGGCTGGCCGCCCTGCAGGGCGGCATGGAACTCGCGCTGCTGCCGGACCGCGCCTGGCGCGCGGCCGACGCGATCGGGCGCACGCTCTGGCGGCTCGGCGTCTCGCACCGGCACCTGCTGGAGTGGACGACGGCCGCCGCGGCCGCCGGCCGCACGCGCCCGGGCCTGCGCCGCATCCTGCGCGACCTCGCCCCCGGCCTCACGCTGGCGCTGGCGCTGGCGCTCGGCGCCGGGCTTCTGATGCCCTCCGCACTGCCGCTCATCCTGCCCTTCGTGCTGGCCTGGGCCGCGAGCCCGCTCATCGTGCGCGCCATCAACCGCCAGCCGGCGGCGAGGGAAACCGCGCTGACGCCGGCGCAGACCACCGAACTGCGGCTCATCGCCCGCCGCACCTGGAGCTTCTTCGAAACCTTCGTGACCGCGGCCGACAGTTTCCTGCCGCCGGACAATTTCCAGGAGGACCCGCACCCGGTCATCGCGCACCGCACCTCGCCCACGAACATGGGGCTCTACCTGCTCTCCACGGTCGCGGCGCATGACTTCGGCTGGAGCGGGCGCGGCGCCACCGCGACCCGGCTCGCCGCCACGCTGGAGCGCATGCAGGGCCTGGCACGCCTGCACGGGCATTTCTACAACTGGTATGACACGACCGACGGCCGGGTGCTGGACCCGCCCTATGTCTCGACCGTCGACAGCGGCAACCTGGCCGGCCATCTCATCGTGCTCGCCAATGCCTGCGAGGACTGGGCGCAGGACGCGGCCACGCCCGCCGCCGCCGGTCTGCGAGACACGCTGGCGCTGGTGCTGGCCGAGCCCGTCCCCGCCGACCCCGCCCTGCGGGAGGTGCTCGACAGCCTGCGGGCCGGGCTGGCCGCCCCCGCGCCGGAGCTCGCGGCGCTCCTGCGCCTCGCGCGGAAGGCGCAGGCGCTGGCGGGCGCCCGCAGCCCGGACGGCGTGGACAGCCCCGACGCGCTGGCCCACTGGATCGGCGCGCTGGAGCGCGGCCTTGCGGAGCATTGCGCCGATGCGGCGCTGGCGGACGCGGCCCGCGGCGCCCTTGCCGCGCGCTTCGCCGCGCTCGGCCGCCAGGCCCGCGAGATGGCCATGGCGATGGATTTCACCTTCCTGCTCGACCCGAGGCGCAAGCTCCTCTCCATCGGCTACGCGCCGGTGGAGGGCACGCTGGACCGGGGCTGCTACGACCTGCTGGCCTCCGAGGCCCGGCTGGCCAGCCTCTTCGCCGTGGCCAAGCAGGACCTGCCGCTGCGCCACTGGTTCCGCCTGGGCCGCACCGCAACGCCCCTGCCCGGCGGGCAGGCGCTGATGTCCTGGTCCGGCTCGATGTTCGAGTACCTGATGCCGCCCCTGGTGATGATCGAACCCGAGAGCAGCCACATGGGCCGGTCCTGCCAGCTGGTGGTGGCGCGCCAGCAGGCCTATGCCGCGGCGCTCGGCGTGCCCTGGGGCATCTCGGAATCCGGCTTCAACGCCCGCGACACCGCCTTCACCTACCAGTATTCCAACTTCGGCGTGCCCGGGCTGGGCCTGAAGCGCGGGCTGGCGGGCGACCTGGTGATCGCGCCCTATGCCACGGCCCTGGCCGCGATGTTCGCCCCCGCCGCCGCCTGCCGCAACTTCGAGCGCATCGCCATTGCCGGCGGGCTGGGCCGGCACGGCTTCTACGAGGCGCTGGACTACACGCCCGCGCGCATCCTGCCGGGGGAGACTGTGGCCGTGGTGCACAGCTACATGGCCCATCACCAGGGCATGAGCATCACCGCCATCTCGAACGTGCTCTCGGGCGGGCGCATGCGCCGCCGCTTCCACGCCGAGCCGATGATCCGCGCCAGCGAACTGCTGCTGCAGGAGCGCCTGCCGCGCGACATCTCGCGCGTGCCGCCGCGCATCGACGAGGCCACCCCGGCCCGGATCCTCCGCCTCCCCGCCGGCCAGAGGGTGCGCCGGTTCAGCGGCGGGCCGAGCGGGCCCGCGGAAACCCAGCTGATGTCGAACGGGCGCTATTCGGTGATGCTCACCGCCACCGGCGGCGGCTACAGCCGCTGGGGCGACATGGCCCTCACCCGCTGGCAGCCCGATGCCACCACCGACGGCCAGGGCAGCTTCCTCCACCTGCGCGAGTGCGCCTCGGGGGCGCTCACCTCCTTCGGGCCGGGCTTCGGGCCGGGCTTCGCCCAGGACGGCTTCCCCGCCGCCGCTGGCGCCGGGGCCCCGGAAGTGCAGTTCCACGAGGACAGGGCACGGTACTCCTGCCGCGCCGGCCGGCTGAGCTGCAAGCTCGACATCATCGTCTCGGCGGAGACCGATGCGGAGATCCGTTGCCTCACGGTGCTCAACACCAGCCGCAAGCCGCGCGAGATCGACGTCACCTCCTACGCCGAGCTGGCGCTCACCCGGCCGGAGGCAGAGGCCGCCCACCCGGCCTTCGCCCACATGTTCGTGCAGACCGCCTTCCTGCCGGAATTCGGCGCGCTGATCGCCTGGCGCCGCCCGCGCGGGCCGGGCGAGCCCGGCATCTGGGCCGCCCATTTCGCCGTGATCCACGGCACCGCGACGGAACCGCCGCACTTCGACACCGACCGCGCCACCGCCCTGGGCCGCGACCGGCCGAGCGCACGCCGCGCGCAGGTGACCGGGCCGGGCCCGCTGGCCGGGCGCACCGGCACCGTGCTCGACCCGGTGTTCGCGCTGCGCCACCGGGTGAGCATCGCCCCCGGCGCTTCCGCCCGCCTGATGTTCTGGACCGTGGCCGCGGCCAGTCGCGAGGAGCTGATCGCCCTCATCGACCACCACCATGACCGCAACGCCGTGGACCGGGCCCGCACCCTGGCCTGGACCCAGGCGCAGGTGCAGCTGCGCCACCTCGGCATCACCGACCGCGAGGCGGCGGATTTCCAGCGCCTCGCGGCACCGCTGCTCTATCATGACGCGCGCTTCCGGGCCTCCGGCCTTGCCCTGCAACAGGGGATCGGCCCGCAGTCCGGCCTCTGGCCGCTGGCCCTGTCCGGCGACCGGCCGATCGTGCTGCTGCGCATCGATGACGCGGCCGACCTGAAGCAGGTCCGCACCCTGCTGCAAGCCCATGAATACTGGGGCGGCAAGCAGCTTGCCGTGGACCTGGTGATCCTCAACGACCACCCGCCCAGCTACGTGCAGGACCTGCAGCTGGCCATCGAGGCCGCCGTGCGCAGCAGCCATTCCCGCACCCGGACCGGGCCCGGCCCGGCCGGCCAGAGCAGCGCGGGCGGCGACGTGCGCGTGCTGCGCGCCGACCTCGCGCCGCCGGAGGCCGTCCGGCTGCTGCTGGCCGTGGCCCGGGTGGTGCTCTATGCCCGGCGTGGCTCGATCCGTGACCAGCTCGCGCGCATCCTGAAGACTGCGCCGGAAGCCGGGCAACCGGCAATCGCCGTCGCGTCCCCCGTCCCGGCGGCCGCCGACGCGTCCCCCCTCCCGGCGGCCACCGGTGCAGTCCCCGTCCCGGCAACTGCCGTCGCGTCCCTCGTCCCGGCGATTACCGGTGCGGTCCCTGTCCCACCAGCCGCCGGCGCAGTCCCCGTCCCACCAACTGCCGTCGCATCCCCCGTCCCGCCGGCCACCGGCGCGGTCCCTGTCCCACCAGCCGCCGGCGCAGTCCCCGTCCCAGCAACTGCCGTCGCGTCCCCCGTCCCAGCGGCCACCGGTGCAGTCCCTGTCCCACCAGCCGCCGGCGCAGTCCCCGTCCCGGCGGCCACCGGCGGATCCGCGCCATTCCTGCGCCAGCCAGCCGGCGCTGACCCGACCGCCCCCGTGCTGTCAGCTTCCGCAGCGGCAGGCCCCGGCCCGGCTGTGTCCGCCTCGCCCGCGTCCGTCGGGGCAGCCTCCGCCCGCCCGGCACCCGGCCGGACGGCCGATGCCCGGTCTGCCGCCATCCAGTCCGCCACCCCGGGCCTCGCGGCTTCGGACACTCCCGCTTCGCCTGCGCCTGTGTCCGGACCCCGCCCCCCCGCGCCGTCCCTGCCGGTCGCGCCCGGGCAGGCCCCGTCGCCGCAGCCGCCCGGCACGCTGGCGACGCAGGCTCCCACCGTTCCGGTGCCGGCGGCGCTGCCTCCCGACGCCCCCGGCCCGTCACCGCTCCGTTCGACCGCGCCGGCCCCGTCCCCCCTGCCTCCCTCTGCGCCTGCCCCGTTTCCGCAGCCTGCCAACGCACCGGCGCAGGCGGCTGCCACCCGTGCTCCGCAAGCCCTGCCCGCGCCTGGACTGCCCGTGCCCGGCTTGCCCGTGCCTGGCTTGGCCGCGTCTGGCCTGCCCGCGTCTGGCCTGCCCGCGTCTGGCCCGCCCGCGTCTGGCCCGCCCGCGTCTGGCCTGTCCGTGCATGGCCTGTCCGTGCATGGCCTGCCCGTGCATGGCCTGCCCGTGCATGGCCTGCCCGTGCATGGCCTGCCCGCACCAGGTCTGTCGATGTCGGGTTTGTCTACGCCGGATCCGACCATGCCCGGGGCCAGCCCTTCCCTGTCGGGATCCGCCCCGGCACTTCCTGTGGGCGCGGCCGGGGCGGGCGCGTCGCAGGGCGGGCCTTCGGCCGCTCCTGCCGGGGCGTCGCCCTCCGGCGAGGCGCTGGAATTCTTCAACGGCACCGGGGGGTTCGCCCGCGACGGGCGGGAATACGTGTGCTGCCTTCACGAGGGCAGTGCCACGCCGGCCCCCTGGATCAACGTGCTTGCGAACCCCGGCTTCGGCTGCCAGGTCTCGACCACCGGCAGCGGCTATGTCTGGTCCGGCAACAGCCGCGACAACCAGCTCACCGCCTGGAGCAACGACGCCGTGGCCGACCCGCCGGGCGAGGCGTTCTACATCCTCGACGAGGCCACGGGCCGCATCGTCTCGCCCACCGCCTCGGTGCTGCGCGACGCGGGCAGCTACACCGCCCGCCACGGCTTCGGCTACAGCCGCTTCGAACATCACGCCGGCGGGCTCAACTGCGCGCTGCTGCAGTTCGTGCCGCTGGAGGACCCGGTGCGGATCTCGCGCCTGGTGCTGCACAACCCCGGCGCCACCGCCCGCACGCTGAGCGTGATCGCCTATGCCGAGCCGGTGATGGGCACCTCGCGCGCCGCCTCCGCCCCGATGCTCTACACCGGGCAGGACCCGGAGACCGGCGCGCTCTTCGCCCGCAATCCCTGGGCCGAGGGCGGCGCACAGCGGGTGATGTTCAGCGATCTCGCCGGCGCGCAGACCAGCTGGACCGGCAATCGCACCGAGATCCTCGGCCCCGGGGGCCGCGTGGCGGAGCCGCGCGGGCTGGGCACCGGCCTCGGCCTGTCCGGCAACACCGGCGCCGGGCGCGACCCCTGCCTCGCGCTGCTGCAACCGGTGGTGCTGGCGCCGGGGGAGACCGTCACCCTCACCCACCTGCTGGGCGAATGCCCGGACGCGCAGAGCGCCGCGGCCCTCATCACCCGGCTGCGCGCGACCGACCCCGACACGCTGCTCGCGGAGGTGGAGGCGCACTGGGAGCGCCTGCTCGGCGCCGTGCAGGTCACCACCCCGGACAGGGCCTTCGACATCATGGTGAACGGCTGGCTGCTCTACCAGACCCTCGCGTGCCGGATCACCGCGCGCAGCGGCTTCTACCAGGCCAGCGGCGCCTACGGCTTCCGCGACCAGTTGCAGGACGGCATGGCGCTCAGCCTCGCCTGCCCCGCGCTCACCCGCGCCCACCTGTTGCGCGCGGCCGGGCGGCAGTTCCCGGAGGGCGATGTGCAACACTGGTGGCTGCCCGCCACCGGGCGCGGGGTGCGCAGCCGCATCTCGGACGATTGCGTCTGGCTGGGCCACGCGGTGGCCGAATACGTGGCCACCTCGGGCGACAGCGCGGTGCTCGACGAACAGGTGGCCTTCCTGGAGGGCCCACCCGTGGCGCCGGAGGAGGCGGACGCCTTCTTCCTGCCCGGGGTGAGCGCGGCGCAGGCCTCGGTCTATGAGCATTGCGCGCTGGGGCTGGACCGCGCCCTGTCGCTGCTCGGCCCGCAGGGCCTGCCCCTGATGGGCGCGGGAGACTGGAATGACGGCATGAACCGGGTGGGGATCGGGGGGCGCGGGGAAAGCGTCTGGCTCGGCTGGCTGCTGCTGCGCACGCTGGACGCCTTCGCGCCGCTGGCCGATGCGCGCGAGCCCGCCCGCGCCGGCCGCTGGCGCGCCGCCGCCGACACCCTGCGCGACGCGGTGGAGGAGTGCGCCTGGGACGGCGCCTGGTATCGCCGCGCCACGTTCGACGACGGAACCTGGCTCGGGGCCGACGGCCCGGGGCCGTGCCGGATCGATTCCATCGCCCAGAGCTGGGCCGTGCTCTCCGGCCGGGCCGACCCCGCGCGGGCCGCCGCGGCGATGGTCTCTTTCGACGCGCAGCTGGTGCGGCGCGAGGCCGGGCTGGCGCTGCTGTTCACCCCGCCCTTCGACGGCGGCGCGCCGGATCCGGGCTACATCGCCGCCTACCCGCCGGGCCTGCGCGAGAACGGCGGGCAATACACCCATGCCGCCGCCTGGGCGGTGCTCGCCTGGGCCGGCCTGGGGGAGGGAGACCGCGCGGCGGAGCTCTTCGCCCTGCTCAACCCCATCTCGCATGCCCGCACCCCGGAGCAGGCCGCGCGCTACCGCACGGAACCCTACGTGATGGCCGCCGACATCTACTCCGAACCGCCCCACACCGGGCGCGGCGGCTGGACATGGTACACCGGCTCCGCCGCCTGGATGCAGCGCGCGGCGGTGGAGGGCATCCTGGGCATCACGCGCGAGGGCGACCATGTCCGCGTGGCCCCCTGCCTGCCGCGCGCCTGGCCGGAGTGCGGCGTGACCCTGCGCGTCGAGGGAACGGCGATCGCCATCCGCATCCTGCGCGGCAGCCCCTGCGGCAGCACGCTCGACGCCCGCCCGATGGCCGCGCACGCGCCCCTGCTCGTGCCGCTCGACGGCGCGCAGCACACCCTCACCATCACCCTGCCGCCCGCAGACCGGGCCTGA
- a CDS encoding transglutaminase family protein, with product MIDIRHRTTYRYSRPVGFGPHHLILRPREGHELHIRSFALTCEPAGALRWASDVFGNAIATLLPEGRHLGLMIETRVRVVSNATAWPVFGIDTAALRYPFRYDDAALTDLGSLLRPAHADPEGRLLAWSRGFVADTPGGTDTLSLLRDLCAGVSAAAAYRRREEHGTQAPLETLHLGTGTCRDMATLLAEACRQLGLGARLVSGYLLPDAPSVPRDSGVRGTGATHAWVEVFLPGAGWIAFDPTNHRAGRGLGGARLVPVAAVREIRHAVPVSGSFFGSSDALDEMTVEVDVVALEDEAPAWALPPL from the coding sequence GTGATCGACATCCGCCACCGCACGACCTACCGCTATTCCCGGCCGGTGGGCTTCGGCCCGCACCACCTGATCCTGCGGCCGCGGGAGGGGCACGAGCTGCACATCCGCTCCTTCGCCCTCACCTGCGAGCCGGCCGGCGCGCTCCGCTGGGCCAGCGATGTCTTCGGCAACGCCATCGCCACGCTGCTGCCGGAGGGCCGCCATCTCGGCCTGATGATCGAGACCCGCGTCCGCGTGGTGTCGAACGCGACCGCATGGCCGGTGTTCGGCATCGATACCGCGGCGCTGCGCTACCCGTTCCGCTACGATGACGCGGCGCTGACCGACCTCGGCAGCCTGCTCCGCCCGGCTCATGCGGACCCGGAGGGCCGCCTGCTGGCCTGGAGCCGCGGCTTCGTGGCCGACACCCCGGGCGGCACGGACACGCTGTCGCTGCTGCGCGACCTCTGCGCGGGCGTGAGCGCCGCCGCGGCCTACCGCCGGCGGGAGGAGCACGGCACCCAGGCCCCGCTGGAGACGCTGCACCTCGGCACCGGCACCTGTCGCGACATGGCGACGCTGCTGGCGGAGGCCTGCCGCCAGCTCGGGCTGGGCGCGCGCCTCGTCTCGGGCTACCTGCTGCCCGACGCGCCGAGCGTTCCGCGCGACAGCGGCGTGCGCGGCACCGGCGCCACCCATGCCTGGGTGGAGGTCTTCCTGCCCGGGGCCGGCTGGATCGCCTTCGATCCCACCAACCACCGGGCCGGGCGGGGGCTGGGCGGGGCGCGGCTCGTTCCCGTCGCCGCCGTGCGCGAGATCCGCCACGCGGTGCCGGTGTCGGGCAGTTTCTTCGGATCCTCCGATGCGCTGGACGAGATGACGGTGGAGGTGGACGTGGTCGCGCTGGAGGACGAGGCGCCGGCCTGGGCCCTTCCGCCGCTCTGA